The genomic window GCTGCCTGTTCATAATCTTCTTCCAAACCAGGCATAATACGTCGTTCAATGATAATTTTGATCATACCTTACACTTCCTGAATCGAGAATCTGAATGAGTGAAACTTTACCTGAATATGATGAACAATTGGACACCCGTGGGCTATTTTGTCCAGAGCCAATCATGATGCTTCATAATAAAGTGGCTGAGTTAAAGCCGGGGCAAGTGTTGCAAGTTGTCGCCACGGACCCGGCGACTACCCGAGATGTGCCCAAGTTCTGCCAGTTTCTTAGCCACGAGCTAGTGACTCAAACAGCCGTTGACGATGAGTTTTATTACTATATACGGGTTTGTGATTAATCGCTTTCATAGCAAGGGAAACGTGTACGAGGGAAGCAGGTTTTAATTGCTTCCCTTTGCTGCAAAAAACTCATTTCAATGCGCAGGTGGAACCACCATAAGCGCAAGACTTTCCAGCGTATCCGGATCTTCCTCAACGATCTGATTGGCAATATGGCGTTGAAAGAAGTAAACCTTGGGATGACGTGAACGAGTACTGTAGAGGCAGGCATCTTTCAACAGTATGGGTGTCATTGTGGCTTTACTTTCATCAGCAACCAAGGCATCGACACTGCCATCGCTGTATAGATTCCAGCCGTAGACAAGCTTCATCTGCCAAGGTTGATGGTGGCCCTCCATGCACAGGGCATGGGTGCCCTGATGATCGGGGATCTGCTGGATAAGGGTGAGTTCCTGAGAGGCTTCGTAATCAAAATACTCAGCGGACGCGGAGAGTTCATGCCACTTGTGTTCGGGAGGGTCAGTAAATATTTCTTCTGTTTCTGGATCACGATAGCCAACGAAACACCCCTGTTCCCTGCTATTGAGCAGGTGGCAAGGGGTCAGTTTTTCCATCCATGGAATCAGACCGACAACATGGCCATCTTCACGTAACCCCCAGGCAAGCACAGGCATGCTGTAAAAGCTTTCAGGGTCAGCATCCAGCTGGTAGACCATTTCCAGCCCATCAAGCTCCGGAGAAAGACGTACCAGACATTTTTGCGCTTCATGCCGCTGACGTGCGGTTTCCAGGTCGATAACCTGGGCAAAACGGGGTGACAAGGTGGCGCCCATGGTGTCCCTCCTGGTGCTGCGTGGTTTCGACGTTGGCAAAGCAGAGATTTATGCCCGCCACATATGTCACCAATAGCACAGCTTTAGCCGAAGGTTAAGCCTATTGGATGATTTTTTATAGTCGGGTACTCGCTTCGCGCCTTCTTCAGCTTACCCTGGGCAGGCTGCGAACTGGCTACGAATAGCCTGGTGGCGGTTCAAGGCGCTATTGAAAACACGCCATGGCGCCTCGTCATTGGTCAGCGACAGCCAGTTCTGCTGATAGTCTTGCCATGCTTCAGGCGGGTCAATCGGGTGGCTATTGACGAGTTGATTGATCGCCTTGAGCCATTCATGAGCAACGTTTTCCAACTGTTGCACCTCTGTCATGTCCCAATCCGGCAGGCACTCAGCGCTGGCCTGTTCGAGCATCAGGCTGGCCTCGTCAAGCCGTTGAGAGGCCAGGAGCAAAGCACGCAGTATTTCAGCGCTGAGAGGGCGCTGATTTAATTCTTTAAGGTGATTTTCCAAACGGCTTGAGTCCTGTTCCCACTGGCGGTCAAACTGATGCAGCGTCATGCGTTGCAGATAGTCCACAGCCTCCAGTGCGGCGTCGATATCTTGCAGCGTTGTGGAAGATAAAGGAGTGCTCGCGCGGGAAAAGCTTTTTTGCCACTCTGTTGACTCGAAGATGGCATTCCAGCTGACGTAGGGAAGCTGTGCCGTCTTGTTCATCGTCATATCGAGTAGGCGTTCACGATTCTCTTCGGAGAGCTGCTCAGGCGTATTGGTGTTCCAGCAGCTGCTTAGCTGTTGCCAGAGCTCGCGTTCGTATAACCATTGCTGGCTGGGTGGCGCTACCTTGCCTAGCTGGTTGTTACGTGCTGCGATAAGCGAGGTAATCTGGCATCCACGCAGGGCGTAGATATTGAGCATTCCCTCGCGCATTTCTTCAATCTCAAAAACCAGGCGCTGTGTCTCCGGGAAGGAGGGAATATTATCAGGTTCAGTGGTTTCAATCGGCGTACTGCTGAGAGCATCGCCAAGCTGTTGGTGATACTGCTGCCAGTCATCGTTGTCATTGTTGCCACAGCCTTGCAATACCATCAAAGGGAACGCCCATAACGCAGCATTCAAAACATGACGCAATCCGGGTACAAACTCGGAAACAAACGACATAGCAGCTACTCCGGTCGGCTTATCACATGTAATCGCCAGGCCAATAATAGTGCGGCGGTGCTAAGGCCTGCAATCAAACCGATCCAATAACCGTGTACCCCGAGTGCGGAAATCTCACCGAAACCTTGGCGGCCCAACCAATGACCACCGCCCAGGCCGACACTCCAATAGGAAACCACGGTAATCAGCATGACGACCCGGGTGTCCTTATAGCCGCGCAGAGCCCCTGCCAGGTTTGCCTGCAAGGAATCCGAGACCTGAAAAAAGACGGCCAGGGTCAATAGGGAGGCGGCAAGTGCTTGGACGTCTGGGTCCGGTGTATAGAGCGAGATCACCCAACGGCCTGTTAACCAGAGAAGAGAACTATTGATTGCCGCTGTTAGCAGACTGATAGCAATGCCGTTCCAGGCAACCTGGCGAGCGCGTTCAGGGCGTTGTTGTCCAAGGGTATTACCCACCCTGACGGTGAGTGCCATGCTTAGCGACATGGGGAGCATGAACAGTATGGTGGTGAAACTCAGGGCAATCTGGTGGGCTGCCACCGTAATTTCACCCAGGCTGGCAATAAACAGCGCAATCAGGGTGAACAGAGTGACTTCAACAAAAATCGCCACCCCGATAGGAATCCCGACAACCAGCAGTTCGCGTATGCCAATCCATTGGGGCAGAGCAATTTGCTGCCACAAGGATACCTCACGGTAGGCTCGGCCCTTTTGGGTGTAGAGCATCATGGCTAATGCCATTGTCCACATCGATATGGCCGTGGCGATGCCACAACCCAGCGCACCCAGCGCAGGTAGTTGCTGCAACGATGCGGGAATCCAGGTGCCGAACAGCTCGACCAGGCCGTCCCCACCGTAAATCAACAGATAGTTAGCGGGTATATTGACGCCCAGCCCTACCAGGCTGATCCACAGGGCAGGACGGGTATGATTCATGCCATCAGAAAAGGCGCGCAGTGCCTGAAACAACGCAATACCGGGCATACCGAAGGCAACCGCCGACAGATAGGCGGCTGAACTGCGGGCAACATGCTCAGGCACTGCCATTAGCTGAAAAACCGGTGTCACCAGAAACCATAGCAAGCCTGCTGAAATAGCCCCGAGCAGAAGGGCTATCCATAATGCCTGGTGTACGGCAGGCCGGATGCCTGCATGGCGTTTGCCGCCCAGCATATGGGCGACAATCGGCGTTAAGCCCATCAGGGTGCCGGTCATGAACAGCATCAATGGCATCCACAGGCTTGAACCAACGGAGACAGCTGCCAATGCCGTCGGGCTTTGGCGTCCGGTCATCATGACGTCGACCACGCTCATGCCGGCCTGAGCCAGTTGGGCACCGCAAATCGGCAGTGCCAGGCGCACCAGTAACCGGGTCTCCGGCCAATAAAGGGTTTTGAGTTGCTTGCTCAGGCTTTCCAAGGTGGACTTCCTAGATAGTGGATATTCCTGTTTAAAAAAACGATTCTAGCAGCTATTGCTGTTCGTTGATCACACCACATGACGTCATAGGGTGTCGGTCTTTATAATCATCATCATGTGCCATTTTTTCGTGATCAATATTCAACCGGATAGAATTTATGCATGACGAGACCCGCTGGACGCTTGCCGATATTATCGCTCTGTTTGATGGTGTATTTGCCAAGCGTTACCGCACCCGGCTGACGCGTGGTGGCGATGAACCTTTGTATCAGCCAGCCAGCGGCGATGCTGACTACCATCAGGTGATTTTTGCCCATGGGTTCTATGCCAGCGCATTGCATGAAATCAGCCACTGGTGCATCGCTGGCGAGCAGCGAAGACAGCTTGAGGATTACGGCTACTGGTACCTGCCCGACGGTCGTGATGCCCAACAGCAAGGTGCCTTTGAAGCCGCAGAGATTGCTCCACAGGCACTTGAATCACTGTTCTGTGAGGCCAGCCAGCGCCCCTTTCATGTCAGCGTGGATAATCTGGGGGGCGAGGCAGAAGTAGACCGGGAAAGTTTTGCTAACAAGGTGTTATCGCGGGCGCAGCGCTATCGGGCTGAAGGGTTGCCACGCCGCGCGGCTGCTTTCCAGATGGCCTTGCAGCGTTATTATCAACAGGCAGCTTCACTGGATCAGGCGTGCAGGGCCGGGCTGGCGGTGCTGGATCACTCGGCGTCATCACCTTCAAGTCGTTGATGTAACGCCAGCATGGCGCTTACCTCATCTTCAGGGCGCATTGGCTCCAGGCCCAGTTGATCAAACACCTCGCGGCGTTGACGCTGCCATTCTGCGTCGTTCAAGCCTGGGTACAGGCTTTCCGCAGGGGCAAGCTCAACGAAGGGGTCAATGCCGTAGGTGTCAAACAGGCGCGCCAAGGCGAGCTCATCTTCGCCGCTGCCACTGGTGTAGAGAGTCTCATTGAAATAATCGGTTTCCAGCTCACGAATGACATCCAGCGGGCTGACGCCAAAGCTCTCCAGTTCCTCTGCGCTATATTCGTTGGTGACATGGTCGGATTCTGCAATCCAGCTGTCATCTGGCTGAATCAGGGTGTGCTTGATGCGCCCATCCGCCAAAGACCAGGCAACCGAAAGTGGCAAGCCTTCCTCGTCGCCTGTTTCAATGGCAATAAAGCCGGGTAATTCACTCATTAGGGTTCCTTTTAGGTGTTACAGGTGCTTTGCAGCGGCTGACTCATTGACCAGCGATGGTAACCGGAAAAAGCGCTGCGCCGTCG from Halomonas sp. CH40 includes these protein-coding regions:
- the tusA gene encoding sulfurtransferase TusA, which encodes MSETLPEYDEQLDTRGLFCPEPIMMLHNKVAELKPGQVLQVVATDPATTRDVPKFCQFLSHELVTQTAVDDEFYYYIRVCD
- a CDS encoding DUF3080 family protein — encoded protein: MSFVSEFVPGLRHVLNAALWAFPLMVLQGCGNNDNDDWQQYHQQLGDALSSTPIETTEPDNIPSFPETQRLVFEIEEMREGMLNIYALRGCQITSLIAARNNQLGKVAPPSQQWLYERELWQQLSSCWNTNTPEQLSEENRERLLDMTMNKTAQLPYVSWNAIFESTEWQKSFSRASTPLSSTTLQDIDAALEAVDYLQRMTLHQFDRQWEQDSSRLENHLKELNQRPLSAEILRALLLASQRLDEASLMLEQASAECLPDWDMTEVQQLENVAHEWLKAINQLVNSHPIDPPEAWQDYQQNWLSLTNDEAPWRVFNSALNRHQAIRSQFAACPG
- a CDS encoding MATE family efflux transporter; this encodes MESLSKQLKTLYWPETRLLVRLALPICGAQLAQAGMSVVDVMMTGRQSPTALAAVSVGSSLWMPLMLFMTGTLMGLTPIVAHMLGGKRHAGIRPAVHQALWIALLLGAISAGLLWFLVTPVFQLMAVPEHVARSSAAYLSAVAFGMPGIALFQALRAFSDGMNHTRPALWISLVGLGVNIPANYLLIYGGDGLVELFGTWIPASLQQLPALGALGCGIATAISMWTMALAMMLYTQKGRAYREVSLWQQIALPQWIGIRELLVVGIPIGVAIFVEVTLFTLIALFIASLGEITVAAHQIALSFTTILFMLPMSLSMALTVRVGNTLGQQRPERARQVAWNGIAISLLTAAINSSLLWLTGRWVISLYTPDPDVQALAASLLTLAVFFQVSDSLQANLAGALRGYKDTRVVMLITVVSYWSVGLGGGHWLGRQGFGEISALGVHGYWIGLIAGLSTAALLLAWRLHVISRPE
- a CDS encoding elongation factor P hydroxylase; this encodes MHDETRWTLADIIALFDGVFAKRYRTRLTRGGDEPLYQPASGDADYHQVIFAHGFYASALHEISHWCIAGEQRRQLEDYGYWYLPDGRDAQQQGAFEAAEIAPQALESLFCEASQRPFHVSVDNLGGEAEVDRESFANKVLSRAQRYRAEGLPRRAAAFQMALQRYYQQAASLDQACRAGLAVLDHSASSPSSR